One genomic region from Amycolatopsis sp. FBCC-B4732 encodes:
- a CDS encoding ferric reductase-like transmembrane domain-containing protein, whose translation MSTAVWYFSRATGLVSLVLFTGVVVLGALGAGRFATPAWPRFTVAAVHRNLALTSLTFLAVHIASAILDGYVPLSWLDVVLPFGAGYQPFWVGLGAVAIDLLLAIVVTSLVRTRLPARVWRAVHWSAYLCWPVALVHGIGMAEDDAVRGWIVALDVLCALAVLGAVAYRAGVKHADTETRKLSPLGGTR comes from the coding sequence GTGAGCACCGCCGTCTGGTACTTCAGCCGCGCGACCGGGCTCGTGTCGCTGGTGCTCTTCACCGGCGTCGTCGTGCTCGGCGCGCTCGGCGCCGGCCGGTTCGCGACGCCCGCGTGGCCGCGGTTCACCGTCGCCGCCGTGCACCGGAACCTCGCGCTGACCAGTCTCACCTTCCTCGCCGTGCACATCGCGTCGGCGATCCTCGACGGCTACGTCCCGCTGAGCTGGCTCGACGTCGTGCTCCCGTTCGGCGCGGGCTACCAGCCGTTCTGGGTGGGCCTCGGCGCCGTCGCGATCGACCTGCTGCTCGCGATCGTCGTCACCAGCCTGGTCCGGACCCGCCTGCCCGCGCGGGTGTGGCGCGCCGTGCACTGGTCGGCCTACCTGTGCTGGCCGGTCGCGCTGGTGCACGGCATCGGCATGGCCGAGGACGACGCCGTGCGCGGCTGGATCGTCGCGCTCGACGTGCTGTGCGCGCTGGCCGTGCTCGGCGCCGTCGCCTACCGCGCCGGCGTGAAGCACGCCGACACCGAAACCCGCAAGCTCTCGCCGCTGGGAGGCACCCGATGA
- a CDS encoding FAD:protein FMN transferase: MTTAATAFRALGTTAELLVTDPARLGAATELLHGELAAIDLACSRFRPDSEISRLHEAAGRQVRVSPLLAEALGVALRAARVSDGLVDLTVGDAVRELGYDRDFAKVAGRVDAAEAGRAPGAADLTASERAVGGSDLAAAPAAAADSASPKPAPGWHRVLFDPVRRLVVLPRGVRLDLGATAKALAADRAARRIHSVVGCGTLVNLGGDLRAAGRPPAGGWQVALADDHAGAVASPDATVALHRDFALASSGITRRRWRRGGRTVHHIVDPRTGDVPEPRWRTASVAAKSTVDANTAATAAIVLGAAAPEWLARRRLPARLVGVGGDVVTTPGWPS, encoded by the coding sequence GTGACGACCGCGGCGACGGCGTTCCGCGCCCTCGGCACGACGGCGGAGCTGCTGGTCACCGACCCGGCCCGGCTGGGTGCGGCGACCGAGCTCCTGCACGGGGAACTGGCGGCGATCGACCTCGCGTGCAGCCGGTTCCGGCCGGACTCGGAGATCTCGCGGTTGCACGAGGCCGCGGGCCGGCAGGTGCGGGTGAGCCCGCTGCTGGCGGAGGCTCTGGGTGTCGCGCTGCGGGCGGCCCGGGTGAGTGACGGGCTGGTCGACCTCACGGTGGGGGACGCGGTGCGCGAGCTGGGCTACGACCGCGACTTCGCCAAGGTGGCGGGGCGCGTCGATGCCGCCGAGGCCGGGCGGGCACCGGGCGCAGCTGACTTGACCGCTTCCGAGCGTGCCGTCGGCGGCTCCGACCTCGCGGCGGCACCCGCCGCGGCCGCCGATTCCGCTTCGCCCAAGCCCGCTCCCGGCTGGCACCGCGTGCTCTTCGATCCCGTCCGACGACTCGTCGTCCTGCCCCGCGGTGTCCGCCTCGACCTCGGCGCCACCGCGAAAGCCCTCGCCGCCGACCGGGCCGCGCGGCGGATCCACTCCGTCGTCGGCTGCGGGACCCTCGTCAACCTCGGTGGCGACCTGCGCGCCGCCGGGCGGCCGCCGGCCGGGGGGTGGCAGGTCGCGCTGGCCGACGACCACGCCGGTGCCGTCGCCTCCCCGGACGCCACCGTCGCGCTGCACCGGGACTTCGCCTTGGCCAGCTCGGGGATCACCCGGCGGCGCTGGCGGCGTGGTGGCCGGACGGTGCACCACATCGTCGACCCGCGCACCGGCGACGTCCCGGAACCCCGCTGGCGCACCGCGAGCGTCGCTGCGAAGTCCACTGTGGACGCCAACACGGCGGCCACCGCGGCGATCGTGCTCGGCGCCGCCGCACCGGAGTGGCTGGCCCGGCGGCGGCTGCCTGCGCGGCTCGTCGGCGTCGGCGGCGACGTCGTCACCACGCCCGGGTGGCCGTCGTGA
- a CDS encoding ABC transporter permease: MNALAKGISDGGIITWRNLVNVRRNPDWLMAATLQPIMFVLLFAYVFGNAIGGEAGGAAYREFLIAGIFAQTVAFNSAFTVIGFANDLQKGIIDRFRSLPMSRIAVILGRTTSDLVVSVVALVVMSLCGLIVGWRIRGSFWDALLGYLVMLMFAWALSWVGALIGLAARSVEVAQSAGLIWMFPLSFISSAFVPTQTLPGFLKAIADWNPFTAVINATRDLFGNRFGPAPTGWPAEHAALYSIVCCVAIIAVFAPLATARYRRVASK; encoded by the coding sequence GTGAACGCGCTCGCGAAGGGCATCTCCGACGGCGGCATCATCACCTGGCGCAACCTGGTGAACGTCCGCCGCAACCCGGACTGGCTGATGGCCGCGACCCTGCAGCCGATCATGTTCGTCCTGCTGTTCGCCTACGTCTTCGGCAACGCGATCGGCGGCGAGGCGGGCGGCGCGGCGTACCGCGAGTTCCTCATCGCGGGGATCTTCGCCCAGACGGTGGCGTTCAACTCGGCGTTCACCGTCATCGGCTTCGCCAACGACCTGCAGAAGGGCATCATCGACCGGTTCCGCTCGCTGCCGATGTCCCGGATCGCGGTGATCCTCGGCCGCACGACGTCGGACCTCGTGGTCAGCGTGGTGGCGCTGGTCGTGATGTCGCTGTGCGGGCTGATCGTCGGCTGGCGCATCCGCGGCAGCTTCTGGGACGCGCTGCTCGGCTACCTGGTGATGCTGATGTTCGCCTGGGCCCTGTCGTGGGTCGGCGCGCTGATCGGCCTCGCCGCCCGCAGCGTCGAGGTCGCGCAGAGCGCCGGCCTGATCTGGATGTTCCCGCTGAGCTTCATCTCTTCGGCGTTCGTCCCGACGCAAACGCTCCCCGGCTTCCTGAAGGCGATCGCGGACTGGAACCCGTTCACGGCGGTGATCAACGCGACGAGGGACCTGTTCGGCAACCGCTTCGGCCCGGCACCGACGGGCTGGCCGGCCGAGCACGCGGCGTTGTATTCGATCGTGTGCTGCGTGGCGATCATCGCGGTCTTCGCCCCGCTGGCCACGGCCCGGTACCGCCGGGTGGCGAGCAAGTAG
- a CDS encoding glycosyltransferase, which produces MRVLLSTIGSRGEVQPVVALASELSALGQDVRLCVPPDFRDGLDELGFDVVPIGPPLRGTASAHRVPPTPEQIRKAAEDTVTTQFETIGAAAEGCDVLVAAGALQFAARSIAERRGAAYVYASFCPITLPSDLHAPPPMPWRSPGKAENRALWAEDADRWNTFFGARVDEHRAAAGQPPVADLPTHVFSDRPWLAADAALAPWPEPGDTRIVRTGAWIWPDERPLPPGLEEFLDAGEPPVYFGFGSMRAPGELAESMLASARAHGRRAVIARGWADLAAPGAPDCFGVGEVNQQALFRRVAAVVHHGGAGTTTAAASAGAPQVVAPQMYDQHYFAARVGTLGIGAATEPGVPAGAALTAALEVALRPEVAARARRFAGEVRADGASVAASHLLATAPLTSA; this is translated from the coding sequence ATGCGCGTGCTGCTGTCCACGATCGGCTCGCGGGGCGAAGTGCAGCCGGTGGTGGCGCTGGCCTCGGAACTGAGCGCGCTCGGGCAGGACGTCCGGCTGTGCGTGCCGCCCGACTTCCGGGACGGGCTCGACGAGCTCGGGTTCGACGTCGTGCCGATCGGCCCGCCGCTGCGCGGAACCGCTTCGGCGCACCGGGTTCCGCCGACACCGGAGCAGATCCGCAAGGCGGCCGAGGACACCGTGACGACCCAGTTCGAGACGATCGGGGCCGCGGCCGAGGGCTGTGACGTCCTGGTCGCGGCCGGGGCCCTGCAGTTCGCCGCCCGCTCGATCGCCGAGCGCCGCGGCGCCGCCTACGTCTACGCGAGTTTCTGCCCGATCACCCTGCCGTCGGATCTGCACGCGCCGCCGCCGATGCCGTGGCGGTCGCCCGGAAAGGCGGAAAACCGCGCCCTTTGGGCCGAAGACGCGGACCGCTGGAACACATTCTTCGGTGCCCGGGTCGACGAGCACCGCGCGGCGGCCGGCCAGCCGCCCGTCGCCGACCTGCCGACGCACGTGTTCTCCGACCGGCCGTGGCTGGCGGCCGACGCGGCGCTGGCGCCGTGGCCCGAACCGGGTGACACCAGGATCGTCCGAACGGGCGCATGGATCTGGCCGGACGAGCGCCCGCTGCCACCCGGGCTCGAGGAGTTCCTCGACGCGGGCGAGCCACCGGTGTACTTCGGGTTTGGCAGCATGCGCGCTCCGGGCGAGCTCGCCGAGTCGATGCTGGCGTCGGCCCGCGCCCACGGCCGCCGGGCGGTCATCGCCCGCGGCTGGGCGGACCTCGCCGCGCCCGGCGCCCCGGACTGCTTCGGCGTCGGCGAGGTGAACCAGCAGGCGCTGTTCCGCCGGGTGGCGGCGGTCGTCCACCACGGCGGCGCGGGCACGACGACGGCGGCGGCCAGCGCGGGCGCGCCCCAGGTGGTGGCGCCGCAGATGTACGACCAGCACTACTTCGCCGCCCGCGTCGGCACGCTGGGCATCGGCGCAGCGACGGAGCCGGGCGTGCCGGCCGGGGCCGCGTTGACGGCGGCGCTGGAGGTCGCGCTGCGCCCGGAGGTGGCGGCCCGGGCACGCCGGTTCGCGGGCGAGGTCCGTGCGGATGGGGCGAGCGTGGCGGCGAGCCACCTGCTGGCGACGGCGCCGCTGACGTCCGCCTGA
- a CDS encoding serine/threonine-protein kinase: MADEAGRAGSPTAGASDDVTCARYVLSEFTTGPRREPDDERPPTLLAGRYEVGRLIGSGGTARVYRAYDLRLEREVAVKIYDRDAMPVDQRRRLRETTIQASISHPGVVALLDSGNDNGRTFLVMQLVEGENLAERLLSGPMPAAEVVELADGLVEALAHVHARRVVHRDLKPANVFLSAAGPLIGDFGIAHALDTTHITGTGVVPGTAAYLAPEQVSGEPAGPPADVYALGLILLECLTGEREYAGTMVEAAMARLSRPPRIPADVPASLAHTLRRMTRREPRDRPTAEEVRELLRSPAPVTQFIRRPLWRRRLKVVTPAKLAAGAATDLAAASIPGTARGDQGTASAEPRHRTEGTTAEAPRSSHHPSGELPAAEPHHWAPAAGAAPAAEAARSGQHPSDAVPAAEPHHRAPGAGAAPAAEPGQDAAGTAAQAGHHRSGATPAAEPGHRIGGRHPNDAPAAAEPDHHIGNRHPNDAPAAAEPDHHIGNRHPSNAPAAAKPGSAAAASAAERGSPAVAHPDTALLTSPTADPRPARRRRMAVAGALATVAVAAVLGGLLTQRNTGTTTPAQPPAPVATAPSASSATSGPLADRGTPDPQQQPRPSATPPSLEPAAVTHPTPTRSAPPTTKPGKIGKGETRGKGKGAGGHDDT, from the coding sequence GTGGCCGACGAAGCCGGGAGAGCGGGGAGCCCTACGGCGGGCGCCTCGGACGACGTCACGTGTGCTCGCTACGTACTGAGTGAGTTCACGACCGGGCCGCGCCGGGAGCCGGACGACGAGCGGCCGCCCACCCTGCTGGCCGGCCGCTACGAGGTCGGCAGGCTGATCGGCAGCGGCGGCACGGCCCGCGTCTACCGCGCTTACGACCTCCGGCTGGAGCGCGAGGTCGCCGTCAAGATCTACGACCGCGACGCGATGCCGGTGGACCAGCGGCGCCGGCTGCGCGAGACGACCATCCAGGCCAGCATCAGCCACCCGGGCGTGGTGGCGCTGCTCGACAGCGGCAACGACAACGGCCGCACGTTCCTGGTGATGCAGCTGGTCGAGGGCGAAAACCTGGCGGAACGCCTGCTCAGCGGCCCGATGCCGGCGGCCGAAGTCGTGGAGCTGGCGGACGGGCTGGTGGAAGCGCTGGCCCACGTCCACGCCCGCCGCGTCGTCCACCGCGACCTGAAGCCGGCCAACGTGTTCCTCTCCGCGGCCGGCCCGCTGATCGGCGACTTCGGCATCGCGCACGCCCTGGACACGACGCACATCACGGGCACGGGCGTGGTCCCGGGCACGGCGGCATACCTGGCTCCAGAGCAGGTCAGCGGCGAGCCGGCCGGGCCACCGGCGGACGTGTACGCGCTGGGCCTGATCCTGCTGGAGTGCCTGACGGGCGAACGCGAGTACGCGGGCACGATGGTGGAGGCGGCGATGGCCCGCCTCAGCCGGCCACCGCGGATCCCGGCGGACGTACCGGCGTCGCTGGCACACACGTTGCGCCGGATGACCCGCCGCGAGCCACGCGACCGGCCGACGGCGGAGGAGGTGCGCGAGCTGCTGCGCTCACCGGCGCCGGTGACCCAGTTCATCCGGCGGCCGTTGTGGCGCCGCCGGCTGAAGGTGGTGACGCCGGCGAAGCTCGCGGCAGGGGCGGCCACCGACCTCGCGGCGGCATCGATTCCCGGCACCGCCCGAGGCGACCAGGGAACGGCCTCGGCCGAGCCTCGCCACCGCACCGAGGGCACCACCGCCGAAGCCCCCCGATCCAGCCACCACCCGAGCGGCGAGCTCCCCGCCGCCGAGCCGCACCACTGGGCCCCGGCCGCCGGCGCAGCCCCAGCCGCCGAGGCGGCCCGGAGCGGTCAGCACCCGAGTGACGCGGTCCCCGCTGCCGAGCCGCACCACCGTGCCCCAGGCGCCGGCGCGGCCCCAGCCGCCGAGCCCGGCCAAGACGCCGCCGGCACCGCCGCCCAAGCCGGCCACCACCGGAGCGGTGCAACACCTGCCGCCGAGCCCGGCCACCGCATCGGCGGCCGCCACCCGAACGACGCACCTGCCGCCGCCGAGCCCGACCACCACATCGGCAACCGCCACCCAAACGACGCACCTGCCGCCGCCGAGCCCGACCACCACATCGGCAACCGCCACCCGAGCAACGCACCTGCCGCCGCCAAGCCCGGCTCCGCTGCTGCCGCGTCCGCCGCCGAGCGCGGCTCCCCTGCCGTCGCGCACCCCGACACCGCTCTCCTCACCTCCCCCACCGCCGACCCGCGGCCCGCGCGACGCCGTCGGATGGCCGTCGCCGGGGCCCTCGCCACCGTGGCCGTCGCCGCCGTCCTCGGTGGCCTCCTCACCCAGCGGAACACCGGGACCACCACCCCCGCGCAACCGCCCGCGCCGGTGGCCACCGCCCCCTCCGCCTCCTCCGCCACGTCCGGGCCGCTCGCCGACCGGGGTACTCCCGATCCGCAGCAGCAACCGCGGCCGTCGGCCACCCCTCCCTCGCTCGAACCCGCCGCCGTCACCCACCCGACTCCCACCCGCTCCGCGCCGCCCACCACCAAGCCGGGCAAGATCGGCAAGGGGGAAACCCGCGGCAAGGGGAAGGGCGCCGGCGGGCACGACGACACCTGA
- a CDS encoding STAS domain-containing protein — MTLRSVLLEDEVILSVDGVFDGGLAPTYHQAIEDAFAEAVRRIVVDLTMATAVDGGGIAVLAATAAGCTARETQLIIAMPRGVEAVITDPAQVRLLLRSFEPWQDAG, encoded by the coding sequence ATGACACTTCGCAGCGTGCTCCTCGAAGACGAGGTCATCCTGTCCGTCGACGGGGTCTTCGACGGCGGCTTGGCCCCCACCTACCACCAGGCGATCGAAGACGCCTTCGCCGAGGCGGTCCGCCGCATCGTCGTGGACCTCACGATGGCCACGGCGGTCGACGGCGGCGGCATCGCGGTGCTGGCCGCGACGGCGGCGGGCTGCACGGCCCGCGAGACGCAGCTGATCATCGCGATGCCGCGGGGCGTCGAGGCCGTCATCACGGATCCGGCCCAGGTCAGGCTGCTCCTGCGCAGCTTCGAACCCTGGCAGGACGCCGGCTAG
- a CDS encoding nitroreductase/quinone reductase family protein: MDIQETNRRVIRQFRAGGEVEGMHRERLVLLTTTGRRTGEPRTVPMMVHHDGARLLVVASNIGAPKHPDWYLNLADDPRVKVEVDGREFDGEALPLLGADYVRAWTELEQHYPFLAEHREKARQARRVIPIVELSEED; this comes from the coding sequence ATGGACATCCAGGAGACGAACCGCCGCGTGATCCGGCAGTTCCGCGCGGGCGGCGAGGTCGAGGGCATGCACCGCGAGCGCCTGGTGCTCCTGACGACGACGGGCCGCCGCACGGGCGAGCCCCGCACGGTCCCGATGATGGTCCACCACGACGGCGCGCGGTTGCTGGTGGTGGCGTCCAACATCGGCGCGCCGAAGCACCCGGACTGGTACCTGAACCTGGCGGACGACCCGCGGGTGAAGGTGGAGGTGGACGGCCGGGAGTTCGACGGAGAGGCCCTGCCGCTGCTGGGCGCGGACTACGTACGGGCGTGGACGGAGCTGGAGCAGCACTACCCGTTCCTGGCCGAGCACCGGGAAAAGGCCCGGCAGGCGCGCCGGGTCATCCCCATCGTGGAGCTGTCCGAAGAGGACTGA
- a CDS encoding SDR family NAD(P)-dependent oxidoreductase — protein MSTAQHKIGSGFGAGTTAAEAVAGIDLTGKLAVVTGGYSGIGLETTRALTGAGAHVVVPARRSATAEAALDGLAEVDELDLGDLDSVRGFAERFLGTGRRIDLFIGNAGVMACPETRVGPGWEAQFATNHLGHFALVNRLWPAIADGARVISLSSRGHHNSPIRWDDVQFERGYDKWAAYGQAKTANVLFAVRLDELGAAKGVHAFALHPGGIMTPLQRHLPRAEMVERGWIDEAGNTLMAFKTPEQGAATTVWAATSPQLAGLGGLYLEDCDVAELLPEDTGEAGAAGVRTYAVDREQAARLWTLSAQLTGVDAFAGR, from the coding sequence ATGAGCACCGCACAGCACAAGATCGGCTCGGGCTTCGGCGCCGGCACCACCGCGGCCGAAGCCGTCGCGGGCATCGACCTCACCGGGAAGCTCGCCGTCGTCACCGGCGGTTACTCCGGGATCGGCCTCGAAACCACCCGCGCGCTGACCGGCGCCGGCGCGCACGTCGTCGTCCCGGCCCGCCGCAGCGCGACCGCCGAAGCGGCGCTGGACGGCCTGGCGGAGGTCGACGAACTGGACCTGGGCGACCTCGACAGCGTCCGTGGCTTCGCCGAGCGGTTCCTCGGCACCGGGCGGCGGATCGACCTCTTCATCGGCAACGCGGGCGTCATGGCCTGCCCCGAAACCCGCGTCGGCCCGGGCTGGGAGGCCCAGTTCGCGACCAACCACCTCGGCCACTTCGCGCTGGTCAACCGGCTGTGGCCGGCGATCGCCGACGGCGCGCGCGTGATCTCGCTTTCCTCGCGCGGCCACCACAACTCGCCGATCCGCTGGGACGACGTCCAGTTCGAGCGCGGCTACGACAAGTGGGCGGCCTACGGGCAGGCCAAGACGGCCAACGTGCTGTTCGCCGTCCGGCTCGACGAGCTGGGCGCCGCGAAGGGCGTCCACGCGTTCGCGCTGCACCCGGGCGGCATCATGACGCCGCTGCAGCGGCACCTGCCGCGGGCGGAGATGGTCGAGCGGGGCTGGATCGACGAGGCCGGGAACACCCTGATGGCGTTCAAGACGCCGGAGCAGGGCGCCGCGACGACGGTGTGGGCCGCGACGTCACCGCAGCTGGCCGGGCTCGGCGGGCTGTACCTCGAGGACTGCGACGTCGCCGAGCTGCTCCCGGAGGACACCGGGGAGGCCGGCGCCGCGGGCGTCCGTACGTACGCTGTGGACCGCGAACAGGCCGCTCGCTTGTGGACGCTGTCCGCGCAGCTCACCGGGGTGGACGCGTTCGCGGGCCGGTGA
- a CDS encoding ferredoxin: protein MKLSVDPIACRGHGLCADLLPELVRLDEWGYPVVAAGPVPPELAAETRRAANACPALALRLRKA from the coding sequence GTGAAGCTCTCGGTGGACCCGATCGCCTGCCGCGGCCACGGGCTGTGCGCGGACCTGCTGCCGGAGCTCGTCCGGCTGGACGAGTGGGGTTACCCGGTAGTGGCGGCGGGGCCGGTGCCGCCGGAGCTGGCGGCGGAGACCCGCCGCGCGGCAAACGCTTGCCCGGCACTGGCGTTGCGGTTGCGGAAGGCGTGA
- a CDS encoding protease inhibitor I42 family protein: MRVITLEADGAAADVAPGERLELRLPENAGTGYQWVLDGPEPPLRVVEETLHPVADRAGGTGEHRFVLHADEPGETTLVARHARPWAPESELHRFRFTVRVR, from the coding sequence GTGCGGGTGATCACGCTCGAAGCCGACGGCGCGGCGGCGGACGTCGCGCCCGGCGAACGGCTGGAGCTGCGCCTGCCCGAGAACGCGGGCACCGGCTACCAGTGGGTGCTCGACGGCCCGGAACCGCCGCTGCGAGTGGTCGAAGAGACCCTCCACCCGGTGGCGGACCGGGCCGGCGGCACCGGCGAACACCGGTTCGTCCTGCACGCGGACGAGCCGGGTGAGACGACGCTGGTGGCGCGGCACGCGCGGCCGTGGGCGCCGGAGAGCGAGCTGCACCGCTTCCGGTTCACCGTGCGGGTCCGCTAG
- a CDS encoding DUF6069 family protein: protein MADYYGNQPQDVRPGIDARRLWAGGVATAVVAALLAVVGLLIARGIFEVEVLAPKGEGVWGNASTTTYALVAAAVALLATGLMHLLSVATPAPSQFFGWIMVLVTLIAVVLPLTLTVAPSAKIATAVINLVLGLAIAMVVNSMAASARTLHRRRREQKTAPPPPTQQQWTQQDPPTRYYDR, encoded by the coding sequence ATGGCCGACTACTACGGGAACCAGCCCCAGGACGTCCGTCCGGGGATCGACGCGCGCCGGCTGTGGGCGGGCGGCGTGGCGACGGCGGTGGTCGCGGCCCTGCTCGCCGTCGTCGGGCTGCTGATCGCGCGTGGCATCTTCGAGGTCGAAGTGCTCGCCCCAAAAGGCGAGGGCGTCTGGGGCAACGCGAGCACCACGACGTACGCGCTGGTCGCCGCCGCGGTGGCCCTGCTCGCCACCGGGCTGATGCACCTGCTGAGCGTGGCGACGCCGGCGCCGTCCCAGTTCTTCGGCTGGATCATGGTGCTGGTCACACTCATCGCCGTGGTGCTGCCGCTGACCCTCACGGTGGCGCCGAGCGCGAAGATCGCGACGGCCGTGATCAACCTGGTGCTCGGCCTGGCCATCGCGATGGTGGTCAACAGCATGGCGGCCAGCGCCCGGACCCTGCACCGGCGCCGCCGCGAGCAGAAGACGGCCCCGCCGCCGCCGACGCAGCAGCAGTGGACCCAGCAGGACCCGCCGACCCGGTACTACGACCGGTGA
- a CDS encoding NADH-ubiquinone oxidoreductase-F iron-sulfur binding region domain-containing protein — MSILPPHRLDLAGHRRRNGVVPWVAYHGDDGRDRLVEAVEAAGLRGRGGGGFPTAVKLRAARSRRSIVVANGCEGDPLSRKDAALLALSPHLVVDGLQLAAHAIGATETVLCVDTGSPVLPSVTAALAERDDRVPVRIAEIPRRYVASEESALVHFLTSGDARPLGKEPRPAERGVRGRPTLVDNVETLAQLASAVLLGPHHYRAARTDLVTVTGAVRTPGVVELPAGPSLTAVLAAAGGETEPLQAVLVGGYGGTWTTDLRLGLSGIPAVYALPASACGLEYTAKVLAFLAAESARQCGPCMFGLPSIAADFAELVRGGPAVHRLAHRLPLLTGRGACAHPDGAARLAASALRTFGADVTTHQAGGRCRVLEGVA; from the coding sequence ATGAGCATCCTGCCCCCGCACCGGCTCGACCTGGCCGGTCACCGGCGCCGCAACGGCGTCGTCCCCTGGGTCGCCTACCACGGCGACGACGGCCGCGACCGGCTGGTGGAAGCCGTCGAAGCGGCCGGCCTGCGCGGCCGGGGCGGCGGCGGCTTCCCGACGGCGGTGAAGCTGCGCGCGGCCCGGTCGCGACGCTCGATCGTCGTCGCGAACGGCTGCGAAGGCGACCCGCTCAGCCGGAAGGACGCCGCGCTGCTGGCCTTGTCACCGCACCTGGTGGTGGACGGCCTGCAGCTTGCCGCGCACGCGATCGGCGCCACCGAGACCGTGCTGTGCGTGGACACGGGCAGCCCGGTGCTGCCGAGCGTGACCGCGGCGCTGGCCGAGCGCGACGACCGCGTGCCGGTGCGGATCGCGGAGATCCCACGGCGGTACGTCGCTAGCGAGGAGAGCGCGCTGGTCCACTTCCTGACGTCCGGCGACGCGCGGCCGCTGGGCAAGGAGCCGCGGCCCGCCGAACGCGGGGTGCGGGGCCGCCCGACGCTGGTGGACAACGTCGAAACGCTGGCGCAGCTCGCTTCGGCGGTGCTGCTCGGCCCGCACCACTACCGCGCCGCGCGCACGGACCTGGTGACGGTGACCGGCGCGGTCCGCACCCCCGGCGTCGTCGAGCTCCCGGCGGGCCCGTCCCTGACGGCGGTGCTGGCCGCGGCGGGCGGCGAAACCGAGCCGCTGCAGGCGGTCCTCGTCGGCGGTTACGGCGGCACCTGGACGACCGACCTGCGCCTCGGGCTGTCGGGAATCCCCGCGGTGTACGCACTTCCGGCGAGCGCGTGCGGGCTGGAGTACACGGCGAAGGTGCTGGCGTTCCTCGCGGCGGAGTCGGCCCGGCAGTGCGGCCCGTGCATGTTCGGCCTGCCGTCGATCGCGGCGGACTTCGCGGAACTGGTGCGCGGCGGCCCTGCGGTGCACCGGCTGGCCCACCGCCTCCCGCTGCTGACCGGCCGCGGCGCGTGCGCCCACCCGGACGGCGCGGCCCGGCTGGCGGCGAGCGCGCTGCGCACGTTCGGCGCGGACGTCACCACCCACCAGGCCGGTGGCCGGTGCCGGGTGCTGGAGGGAGTGGCGTGA
- a CDS encoding C1 family peptidase: protein MADPATPASPVELDRVRTELAAQGHPWVMGENSMTILEEDQRRHRLGVPLPPEAERHDLESTAKSLAQGEAARATAVSGAGAAAQFDSRNTGGANYVTPVKDQGDCGSCVSFGTAATIETVAAFTRGQPGLQLDLSEAHLFYTHGANDGATCDTGWMPDRALKFCHDVGITYEDYFPYSPRNRSAAKLNADWPNRLATTPSYAALTGNPAAMKEQLAARGALVACFLVYQDFFSYKTGVYRHVTGSLAGGHCVTLVGYDDSQGCWIAKNSWSTSWGDGGFFRIAYGECGIETWQVHQVGAVNLRSWTGSTSVLGLWSNDQERNTWAYLQNMGWLHLAADSEVVNKAMLIELIAAKQGGRPVNAFSNNGTIIETYVF, encoded by the coding sequence ATGGCCGATCCCGCAACCCCCGCGTCACCGGTCGAACTCGACCGGGTCCGCACGGAACTCGCCGCGCAGGGCCATCCGTGGGTCATGGGCGAGAACTCCATGACCATCCTCGAAGAGGACCAGCGCCGCCACCGGCTGGGTGTCCCGCTGCCCCCGGAAGCCGAGCGGCACGACCTCGAATCGACGGCGAAATCCCTCGCCCAGGGTGAAGCCGCCCGCGCCACCGCCGTTTCCGGAGCCGGCGCCGCCGCGCAGTTCGACAGCCGCAACACCGGTGGCGCCAACTACGTCACGCCGGTGAAGGACCAGGGCGACTGCGGTTCCTGCGTTTCCTTCGGCACGGCCGCCACGATCGAAACCGTCGCCGCGTTCACGCGCGGGCAGCCCGGCCTGCAGCTCGACCTGTCCGAAGCGCACCTGTTCTACACCCACGGCGCGAACGACGGCGCGACCTGCGACACCGGCTGGATGCCCGACCGGGCGCTGAAGTTCTGCCACGACGTCGGCATCACGTACGAGGACTACTTCCCGTACAGCCCGCGCAACCGCTCCGCCGCCAAGCTGAACGCCGACTGGCCGAACCGGCTCGCGACCACGCCGTCGTACGCGGCGTTGACCGGCAACCCCGCGGCGATGAAAGAACAGCTGGCCGCGCGCGGCGCGCTCGTCGCGTGTTTCCTGGTGTACCAGGACTTCTTCTCCTACAAGACCGGCGTCTACCGGCACGTCACCGGCTCGCTCGCCGGCGGTCACTGCGTGACGCTCGTCGGCTACGACGACAGCCAGGGCTGCTGGATCGCGAAGAACAGCTGGAGCACCAGCTGGGGCGACGGCGGCTTCTTCCGAATCGCCTACGGCGAGTGCGGCATCGAGACCTGGCAGGTCCACCAGGTCGGCGCGGTGAACCTGCGCTCGTGGACCGGCTCGACGTCGGTGCTCGGCCTCTGGAGCAACGACCAGGAGCGCAACACCTGGGCGTACCTGCAGAACATGGGCTGGCTGCACCTGGCCGCGGACAGCGAAGTGGTCAACAAGGCGATGCTGATCGAGCTGATCGCCGCGAAGCAGGGTGGCCGTCCGGTCAACGCGTTCAGCAACAACGGCACGATCATCGAGACCTACGTCTTCTAG